Within Claveliimonas bilis, the genomic segment CTCGTTTGCATAGAGGCAAAGATTGCTTGAGCTGGTAACAATCACTTCTTCAGCTGCGAAAAGATCTTCCAGAGTATACGGTGTCTCACTAACCGGAATTTCCAGCTTTTTGCACATCCTGATCAGGTGTGCCCTGGCAATTCCCGGAAGGATCAGATTATCGGTAGGCGCTGTAACCAGTTTTCCGTCTTTGATAATATGAACATTGCTGTGTGCACATTCTGTTACTCTGCCTCCCGGACGGTAGAAGACCGCCTCCTGGCAACCGGCCTGTTTCGCCTTCTCTGTCGCCACACAGGAAGGGATCAGATTCAGCGTCTTGATATTACAGTGCAAAAATCTGGTATCTTCCAACGTGATCAGACGGATCGGCTGCGTGCCGTCAGAAATTTCCGCCGGTTTCAGCATGATCCACAGATTCCCCGCTCCTTCTGTAAAAGCATGGTTCCTGATTCCGCTTCCTCTTGTCACCTGATAATACACAAATAAGTTGCCTGTATCCATTTTATTTACCATTTCCTGCAGAATTTCTTTTAGCTCTGCCTTGGTAACCGGCATCTTAATATCAAGCAGTCCGGCACTGTTAAAGAAACGGTCTATATGTTCATCAAGGGCAAAAATTTTGTAGTTTCTGGAAGGACCTGCATCATATACTCCATCCCCAAACCAACATACTCTGTCGTTCATAGGAATCATCATTTCATCCAGTTCCCCATATCTCCCATTGTAATAACCCAGTGTTTTCATACAAACTCTCCTTTTCATTCTTAATTTTCTTCAATGCCCCGCTCGCATCTTGCAGAGCGTTTTATTTAATAGGGAACGAAGTTTCCTATTTAAATAAAAAAGAACGCAAAAAAGCTGTCTGCTGACATCTTTGCCTGCGTTCTTTCACAATCTGTCTGTATTGTATTCCTTTCTAATTTATATGTCAAGGAATTTTTCATTTCTTTCAGCCATGAAATTTTCATTTCAAAGCCGGATCAAATAAGGCGGCTTCCCAGAGTAAAAAAAGACCCTTCGGCAGGGTGATTTCCCAACCGACGGGCCTTTTATTCTTTCTGATTACTCCTGAACGTATGGCATCAAAGCAATATGTCTTGCTCTTTTAATTGCAACTGTAAGAGCTCTCTGATGCTTTGCACAGTTTCCTGTAATTCTTCTCGGAAGGATTTTTCCTCTTTCAGAGATGTATTTTCTTAATTTTGCTACATCCTTGTAATCGATTTCGTTATTTTCTTTGCCGCAGAATACGCATACTTTTTTTCTTCTGCGTCCGCCGCCTCTTTTCTTAAAACCGCCTTCCGGACGATTTCCTTTTTCAAAAGCCATGATAATTTCTCCTTTCTATCAAGTTTATTAAGCTGCCTTCAGCTTAATTAAACGGTAATTCTTCATCAATTCCATCCGGAATGTTCATGAAGCCGTCACCTGCTGGTGCGCTCGGTGCCGGTGCGGGAGCTGACTGGAAGCCGCCTGCATTTGCATCACTGGACGCTTTGCTCTCGGCAAATTCCTGTTCTTCCACTACTACCTCTGTTGTATATACTTTCACGCCATCTCTGTTGGTGTAGCTTCCTGTCTGGATACGTCCGCTGACAACGACTTTAAGTCCCTGACGATAATATCTCTCCGCATGTTCAGCCTGTCTGCCGAAAGCAACACACTGGATAAAATCAGCGCTCTGTTCTCCGTCACGTCTGAATCTGCGGTCTACAGCAAGTGTATATCTGGCAATAGCCAGGGGATTTTCTCCCTGTGAATATCTTACTTCAGGGTCTCTTGTCAAACGTCCCATCAAAATTACTTTATTCATTCTTTTACCTCTCTTCTTCTATGCCTCTTGTTTTACGCATAAATATCTGAGTACGTTATCCATGATGCGGATTCTCTGTTCGATCTCGCCTGGAGTTGTAGCATCAGATTCGAAGTGGATGAAGTAATAATATGCTTCTTTCATTTTCTGAATTTCGTAAGCCAGTCTCTTCTTACCCCATTCATCAACGTCAGTCACATTTCCGCCGAAACGAGTAATTAATGCTTTTACTTTTTCGATTACCTGTGCCCTTTCATCGTCTTCGATTTTTGCATTGACTACAACAGCTAACTCATATTTGTTCATGTAGTGTGCACCTCCTTTTGGTCTTTTGGCCCCCTGTTTTCCTGCGGGGAGCAAGGATATTCTTCTGTCATGCGCCTTGCATGACCAGACGAATACTAATATATCACGGTTTAAAATGATACCATAACGCCCCGGTGATTTCAAGCTTTTTTTCTTAAATCCCTCGTATTTTTCTCCACCAGTTTTCTGGCGATCATGATCTGATGTCCGCACCCCATACATTTCAGTCGAAAATCTGCTCCGACTCTCAGGATTTCCCACTCAAAACTACCGCAGGGATGCTTTTTTTTCATTTTCACAATGTCTCCCACTTCATAAGTATACTGCGGCATAATCTCCTCCTTACACACTTTTTTATTCTTCTATCTGCTTTTCTTCTTCTTTTACTCCCACAACTACCATCCTGTGCTCATCACTTGCCCTGGTACAGGTAGACAGAGTCACCACCGTATCCTCTGCCGTAACTTCGACGCCGGTGTCATATTCGGACGCCTCTTTTGTATAATCAAGAAAAGCCTCATAGGCAGCGTCGTCTGCAAATTCTGTCAGATATGTATCAGAAGTATCTGTCACTACTCCTGCCGCATAAATATGATAAGTAATCTCCCGTCCGTCCGGCGTGTAAATATAGAAATAAGGATTCTCTTCCCAAAAAGATTTTTCTTCATATTTTGCCAGATCATGGAACATAGAATTATCATTCATGCGGTGTCCGTAAATAATAGTATTTCTGTCATTAAAATCCGGATTATTATATGTGTTTACAAAAATTGCACCTACCGTATTATCATTTGCAGAAAATGTCTTGTCCAGATATGTGCTGTTATCTGTTGTCTGCACCACCGGATAGTTGATCTGTGACGGTTCCGGATCGAAACGTATCCATCCCACTGTATCCGGGTTGATCTCCATCAGTGCATCAAAATCTACCTGAAATTGCTCTTCCCCATCTTCTGCCTTTTCCTGTGTCACTGCCATCTCACGAACCTGGTCATATTCCTGACGCCCTTCCTGATATCCGGATATGATCCGGTAAAGTTGAAATCCCGACACACAGAATACAATAATTGCAACTACCAGTACAATATTGCTTATCAGTCTTCCTTTCCCTGCCGACTTTTTCTTTTTCCTTTTACTTCTGCTGCCGGTACTGTTGGTTCTTTTTGTATCCTCATCCCTCATTGCCGTCCGCTTTTCCGATACTGGTTTTCTTCTTCCTCTATGATAATGTTTCCGTTCGCCCATTTTTATCCTCCTTCTCTT encodes:
- a CDS encoding aminotransferase class IV; amino-acid sequence: MKTLGYYNGRYGELDEMMIPMNDRVCWFGDGVYDAGPSRNYKIFALDEHIDRFFNSAGLLDIKMPVTKAELKEILQEMVNKMDTGNLFVYYQVTRGSGIRNHAFTEGAGNLWIMLKPAEISDGTQPIRLITLEDTRFLHCNIKTLNLIPSCVATEKAKQAGCQEAVFYRPGGRVTECAHSNVHIIKDGKLVTAPTDNLILPGIARAHLIRMCKKLEIPVSETPYTLEDLFAAEEVIVTSSSNLCLYANEIDGKPVGGKNPELLEKLRKALLDEFYEATK
- the rpsR gene encoding 30S ribosomal protein S18 → MAFEKGNRPEGGFKKRGGGRRRKKVCVFCGKENNEIDYKDVAKLRKYISERGKILPRRITGNCAKHQRALTVAIKRARHIALMPYVQE
- a CDS encoding single-stranded DNA-binding protein, giving the protein MNKVILMGRLTRDPEVRYSQGENPLAIARYTLAVDRRFRRDGEQSADFIQCVAFGRQAEHAERYYRQGLKVVVSGRIQTGSYTNRDGVKVYTTEVVVEEQEFAESKASSDANAGGFQSAPAPAPSAPAGDGFMNIPDGIDEELPFN
- the rpsF gene encoding 30S ribosomal protein S6, translated to MNKYELAVVVNAKIEDDERAQVIEKVKALITRFGGNVTDVDEWGKKRLAYEIQKMKEAYYYFIHFESDATTPGEIEQRIRIMDNVLRYLCVKQEA
- a CDS encoding DUF951 domain-containing protein; protein product: MPQYTYEVGDIVKMKKKHPCGSFEWEILRVGADFRLKCMGCGHQIMIARKLVEKNTRDLRKKA
- the srtB gene encoding class B sortase, whose translation is MRDEDTKRTNSTGSRSKRKKKKSAGKGRLISNIVLVVAIIVFCVSGFQLYRIISGYQEGRQEYDQVREMAVTQEKAEDGEEQFQVDFDALMEINPDTVGWIRFDPEPSQINYPVVQTTDNSTYLDKTFSANDNTVGAIFVNTYNNPDFNDRNTIIYGHRMNDNSMFHDLAKYEEKSFWEENPYFYIYTPDGREITYHIYAAGVVTDTSDTYLTEFADDAAYEAFLDYTKEASEYDTGVEVTAEDTVVTLSTCTRASDEHRMVVVGVKEEEKQIEE